A genomic window from Pseudocitrobacter corydidari includes:
- a CDS encoding fimbrial outer membrane usher protein, which translates to MLRTPDFPLKRLTSLIALIVAGAAQADDYYFDPALFQGSAYGQNIGQFNQQHISPGNYLADVYVNNTLVKTGVKVTFADKGADSAPEPCLTAALMKSAQLKTVSEEDEAETCKPFSVWVPDGSWQFESSTLRLQLAIPMTELVHNPRGYISPEEWDSGASAIFLRHNTSYTVNENTDSHYRYQYLWSGINAGTNLGLWQVRHQGNLRYVDNNQTGSAYRYNSVRTWVQRPIEQLESIMTVGDSYTDSSLFGSLSFNGIKLATDERMWPQGKRGYAPEVRGIAGSSARVIVSQLGKTIYETNVPPGPFVINDLYNTRNQGDLQVEVVEANGKTSTFTVPYSAVPDSVRPGNWHYSLSMGRVRQYYSVNNNFFEGTLQHGINNNFTLNAGARIAKEYQAWLAGGVWATDLGAFGMNATWSNAQVENGDRQQGWRSELSYSKTFSSGTNLVLAAYRYSTSGFRDLQDVLGVRRENKSGEDYYSDTLHQRNRLSATVSQPLWGFGTLNMSASTADYYNNQSRITQLQLGYSNQWQQISYGFNVARQRTSWDYGRFYSSVNDPDDDTSRQKYTETTVSMNISIPLDWGQSRSSVAMNYNQTRQSRSSTVSMTGSAGEGGDFSWSMYGGYERYRDGSTGSSATFGAGVQENTRIGALRTNYDQGNNYRQTGLGASGTIVLHPGGVTLGPYTSDTFALIHADGAQGARVQNGQGAVVDSFGYAILPSLAPYRVNNVSLDTQQMNADAELTGGSQRVVPYSGAIARVNFNTLKGKAVLINLNAGNGILPPMGADVLDGEGTLIGMVGQGGQIYARIPAASGSLLVRWGENAQQRCRVPYQLPADDEKQIITLNQRCEKE; encoded by the coding sequence ATGTTACGTACCCCTGATTTCCCTTTAAAGCGGCTCACATCGCTGATTGCCTTAATCGTTGCTGGCGCCGCGCAGGCGGATGATTACTATTTTGATCCTGCGTTGTTCCAGGGGTCGGCGTATGGGCAAAATATTGGGCAGTTTAATCAGCAGCATATTTCTCCGGGAAATTACCTGGCGGATGTTTATGTGAACAACACGCTGGTGAAAACGGGTGTCAAAGTGACATTTGCTGACAAGGGGGCCGACAGCGCGCCGGAACCTTGCCTCACAGCGGCATTGATGAAAAGCGCGCAGCTCAAAACCGTGTCGGAAGAGGACGAAGCAGAGACCTGCAAGCCGTTTAGCGTCTGGGTGCCAGACGGTAGCTGGCAGTTCGAGTCGTCCACTTTACGGTTGCAGCTTGCCATTCCCATGACCGAACTGGTGCACAATCCGCGCGGCTATATCTCGCCAGAAGAGTGGGATAGCGGGGCTTCGGCGATTTTCCTGCGCCACAACACCAGCTATACCGTTAATGAAAATACCGACAGCCACTATCGCTATCAATATTTATGGAGCGGGATTAACGCCGGTACCAACCTTGGCCTGTGGCAAGTACGCCACCAGGGCAATTTGCGCTATGTCGATAATAACCAGACCGGCAGCGCTTATCGCTATAACAGCGTGCGAACCTGGGTTCAACGCCCGATTGAACAGCTTGAAAGCATCATGACTGTCGGCGATAGCTATACCGACAGCAGCCTGTTTGGCAGCCTGTCATTTAACGGGATTAAGCTCGCCACCGATGAAAGAATGTGGCCGCAGGGCAAACGCGGCTATGCGCCGGAAGTGCGCGGTATCGCTGGCAGCAGCGCGCGGGTCATCGTCAGTCAGTTAGGCAAAACTATCTATGAAACAAACGTTCCCCCTGGGCCGTTTGTCATTAACGACCTTTATAACACGCGTAACCAGGGCGATTTGCAGGTAGAAGTGGTGGAAGCCAACGGCAAAACGTCGACCTTCACGGTGCCCTACTCTGCCGTGCCCGACTCGGTTCGCCCCGGAAACTGGCACTATTCCCTCTCGATGGGGCGCGTACGTCAGTATTACAGCGTCAATAACAACTTCTTTGAAGGCACGCTGCAACACGGTATCAACAACAACTTTACGCTAAACGCCGGGGCGCGTATTGCCAAAGAGTATCAGGCCTGGCTGGCCGGTGGCGTGTGGGCGACCGACCTTGGCGCATTTGGCATGAATGCCACGTGGTCAAACGCGCAGGTTGAAAACGGCGATCGCCAACAGGGCTGGCGCAGCGAGTTAAGCTACAGCAAAACGTTTTCATCCGGCACGAATCTGGTGCTGGCGGCGTACCGCTATTCCACCAGCGGCTTCCGCGATCTCCAGGATGTGCTGGGCGTTCGTCGGGAAAACAAAAGTGGTGAAGATTACTATTCTGATACGTTGCATCAGCGCAACCGACTGTCGGCGACGGTAAGCCAGCCCTTATGGGGTTTTGGTACGCTCAATATGAGCGCCAGCACAGCGGATTACTACAATAACCAGTCGCGCATTACGCAGTTGCAGCTTGGCTACAGCAATCAGTGGCAGCAGATCAGCTACGGCTTTAACGTTGCCCGTCAGCGCACGTCGTGGGATTACGGACGTTTCTATAGCAGCGTGAACGATCCCGACGATGACACCAGCCGGCAAAAATACACCGAAACCACCGTCTCGATGAATATTTCCATCCCGCTCGACTGGGGACAAAGCCGTTCGTCTGTCGCCATGAACTACAACCAGACGCGCCAAAGCCGCTCCTCTACCGTCTCGATGACCGGCTCCGCAGGAGAAGGCGGTGATTTCTCCTGGTCTATGTATGGCGGATATGAACGTTATCGCGATGGCAGCACCGGCAGTTCCGCAACCTTCGGCGCGGGTGTGCAGGAAAATACCCGCATCGGCGCACTGCGGACCAATTACGACCAGGGAAATAACTACCGTCAGACCGGGCTCGGCGCTTCGGGCACGATCGTGCTGCATCCTGGCGGCGTAACTCTTGGGCCCTACACCAGCGATACCTTTGCGCTTATTCACGCAGACGGCGCGCAGGGCGCCCGCGTGCAGAACGGCCAGGGCGCGGTGGTCGACAGCTTCGGCTACGCCATTCTGCCTTCACTGGCCCCTTATCGCGTTAATAACGTCAGCCTTGATACACAACAAATGAACGCAGATGCCGAGCTAACAGGCGGCAGCCAGCGCGTGGTGCCGTACTCCGGCGCTATCGCACGGGTGAATTTCAACACGCTGAAAGGGAAAGCGGTGTTGATAAACCTTAATGCCGGTAACGGGATTCTGCCACCGATGGGCGCCGACGTACTCGATGGCGAAGGCACTCTGATAGGCATGGTCGGCCAGGGCGGGCAAATTTACGCGCGTATTCCGGCGGCGTCCGGATCGCTGCTGGTGCGCTGGGGCGAAAATGCGCAACAGCGGTGCCGCGTGCCGTATCAGCTCCCCGCCGATGACGAGAAACAGATAATCACCTTAAATCAACGCTGCGAGAAGGAATAA
- a CDS encoding fimbria/pilus periplasmic chaperone: MISMRVFHRSLLCLVALGLSGLVTAHASVTMLGSRIIYNAKSSSVDVQLKNNDTYPYVVQTWFDEGNVDANPQNSHAVPFLSTPPVFRIQAKAGQIVRIVYSGAKPLPKDRESVFWFNFLQVPPTNVAGDQKQNKMLIMLRTRVKLFYRPEGLTAPGDITKSLQVSAVRDGRKGLGIQVKNTSAWFASLSNMTVETGGSKIPVNVDMVAPFSSETFWLNGKSAPQQGRGKVTLTAINDQGARISEHYDVTYP, encoded by the coding sequence ATGATTTCAATGCGCGTCTTTCATCGCAGTTTGCTGTGTTTGGTGGCCTTAGGCCTGAGCGGTCTTGTTACGGCGCACGCCAGCGTCACCATGTTGGGCAGCCGTATTATTTACAACGCGAAGTCTTCCTCCGTGGATGTTCAGCTCAAAAATAATGACACCTACCCCTACGTCGTACAGACATGGTTTGACGAAGGCAATGTCGATGCCAATCCACAGAATAGCCATGCGGTGCCGTTTTTATCGACGCCCCCGGTTTTCCGCATTCAGGCTAAGGCCGGGCAAATTGTGCGCATTGTTTACAGCGGTGCGAAACCGTTGCCGAAGGACAGAGAATCCGTCTTCTGGTTCAACTTTTTACAGGTTCCTCCGACTAACGTTGCGGGCGATCAAAAGCAAAACAAGATGCTGATCATGCTGCGTACCCGGGTGAAGCTGTTTTATCGCCCGGAAGGCCTCACCGCGCCGGGAGATATCACCAAAAGCCTGCAAGTTTCAGCCGTGCGGGATGGCCGCAAAGGCTTAGGTATTCAGGTTAAAAATACGTCGGCATGGTTTGCTTCGCTCTCCAATATGACCGTCGAAACAGGCGGCAGCAAAATCCCGGTGAACGTGGATATGGTCGCCCCTTTTTCCAGCGAAACATTTTGGCTTAACGGTAAAAGCGCGCCTCAGCAGGGCCGGGGCAAAGTCACCCTTACTGCGATTAATGACCAGGGCGCAAGGATAAGCGAGCACTACGATGTTACGTACCCCTGA
- a CDS encoding fimbrial protein: MLKKCYLAMLSGSLLVSANAMAISDNTITFQGEVTDETCSVAINGNQATPVVLLPTVSSTDLAASGDTAGPVTFDIGLTGCTGDTTNATKISTVFVGNQVTTNGNLGNTGTASNVEVQILDTKGTEINLTNGFTGTGDLTLAAGDKEVSATYTAQYYANGKATAGTVEATMQYAVSYQ, from the coding sequence ATGTTGAAAAAATGTTACTTAGCTATGCTGTCAGGTTCTCTGCTGGTATCCGCTAACGCAATGGCTATTTCAGATAACACCATCACCTTCCAGGGCGAAGTCACAGACGAAACCTGTTCTGTGGCCATTAACGGCAACCAGGCAACACCTGTTGTACTGCTGCCTACGGTAAGCAGCACCGATCTGGCCGCCAGTGGTGATACCGCCGGCCCAGTGACCTTTGATATCGGCCTTACCGGCTGCACCGGCGACACCACCAACGCCACCAAGATCTCCACCGTGTTCGTCGGCAACCAGGTGACCACTAACGGTAACCTGGGTAATACCGGCACCGCGTCCAACGTTGAAGTACAAATTCTGGATACCAAAGGTACCGAAATTAACCTGACAAACGGATTCACCGGTACCGGCGACCTGACGCTAGCGGCGGGCGATAAAGAGGTATCTGCAACCTATACCGCGCAGTACTACGCAAATGGCAAAGCGACCGCGGGTACCGTTGAAGCCACTATGCAGTACGCCGTTTCTTACCAGTAA
- a CDS encoding winged helix-turn-helix domain-containing protein, whose protein sequence is MRFLFNKQVIFDADSGTLFLADTPDDAVQISNPTKRLLLLLTCHQGEVINREIIFKKVWDDFGMVSSNNNLNHCISKLRRILRNLGLEDEVITTVPKMGFMFHQQVTVELLPEPETNAPIEIFNDISMSKNNDSPAAPSDAVKAHLSSGKIQTLSIITLFCAILALCVTLAFWYQHRPEDRREIYIGEAGNCNVLVSVPLPNNTDTESLKKGILNYAQSLNPQCRSDQYVLVIKSNTFRVYSNDLSRLYMMLCGSLRENKAEVCWSLSEATSTTRR, encoded by the coding sequence ATGAGATTTTTATTTAACAAACAGGTCATCTTTGACGCAGATTCTGGAACCTTATTCCTGGCTGACACTCCCGACGATGCGGTACAAATATCCAACCCAACTAAGCGATTATTATTACTACTCACATGCCATCAAGGGGAAGTAATTAACCGCGAGATAATATTTAAAAAAGTCTGGGATGACTTTGGTATGGTTTCCAGTAATAACAACCTCAACCATTGCATCAGCAAACTGCGCCGAATTCTCCGTAACCTCGGGCTGGAAGATGAGGTCATCACTACCGTACCCAAGATGGGTTTTATGTTCCATCAGCAGGTCACGGTTGAACTGCTTCCCGAGCCTGAGACGAATGCCCCCATTGAAATTTTTAATGATATTTCAATGAGTAAAAACAATGATTCTCCCGCAGCACCGTCTGACGCGGTAAAGGCGCACCTCTCTTCGGGGAAAATTCAAACCCTATCCATCATTACACTTTTCTGCGCAATACTTGCGCTTTGCGTGACGCTCGCGTTCTGGTATCAGCATCGCCCGGAAGATCGTCGGGAAATTTATATCGGCGAAGCAGGAAACTGTAATGTCCTGGTCTCCGTCCCTTTACCGAACAACACCGATACCGAGAGTTTAAAAAAGGGCATTCTGAATTACGCACAATCGTTAAATCCGCAATGTCGCAGCGACCAGTACGTCCTGGTTATCAAAAGTAATACTTTCAGAGTATACAGTAACGATCTTTCTCGCCTGTACATGATGCTTTGTGGCTCACTTCGTGAAAATAAAGCGGAAGTGTGCTGGAGCCTTAGCGAAGCCACCTCCACTACCCGCCGTTAA
- a CDS encoding ABC transporter permease, with protein sequence MTIPACHNRVQFLLVLLISVAVWLPFVSYAPNRLVSGESLALWQTGGFRPLWLLAFPLLLLVLSFIPGRVAILSSFVLGQALFTLLVWAVGEVANTLASTGSTLARTSPGSGLWLWILLALLICSDALRRLRLSTLWRWILQIQIWLLPLLLLWMGQLDHLSLLKEYANRQDVFNDALAQHLVLLFGTLLPGLLIGIPLGLWCWRRPARQTRVFAILNVIQTIPSVALFGLLIAPLAGLAQQFPWLARLGVAGTGLTPALIALVLYALLPLVRGVVAGMQQVPEDVLESARAMGMGRGQRFWQVQLPLALPVLLRSLRVVAVQTVGMAVVAALIGAGGFGALVFQGLLSSALDLVLLGVIPVVALAVITDALFGLCIALVKGEQGD encoded by the coding sequence ATGACGATACCTGCTTGCCACAATCGCGTACAGTTTCTGCTTGTCCTGCTGATATCAGTAGCTGTGTGGTTACCTTTCGTGAGCTACGCACCGAACCGCCTTGTTTCAGGGGAATCACTTGCATTGTGGCAGACCGGCGGGTTTCGTCCTCTGTGGCTGTTGGCGTTCCCGCTGCTGCTGCTGGTCCTGAGTTTTATTCCTGGCCGTGTTGCTATTCTCTCAAGCTTCGTGCTGGGGCAAGCGCTATTCACTCTGCTGGTGTGGGCCGTGGGAGAGGTAGCAAACACGCTTGCGTCAACGGGAAGTACCCTCGCGCGAACCTCTCCCGGAAGCGGACTCTGGCTTTGGATATTGCTGGCTTTACTTATTTGTAGCGATGCATTACGCCGGTTACGACTCAGCACGCTCTGGCGCTGGATCCTGCAAATCCAGATTTGGCTACTGCCGCTGTTGCTACTGTGGATGGGGCAGCTCGACCATCTCTCTTTGTTAAAAGAGTACGCCAATCGCCAGGATGTCTTTAATGATGCGCTTGCGCAGCACCTGGTGCTGTTGTTCGGCACGCTGCTGCCCGGTCTTCTGATCGGCATTCCTTTAGGTCTGTGGTGCTGGCGCCGCCCGGCGCGTCAGACCAGGGTCTTTGCCATCCTTAATGTCATTCAAACCATTCCCTCCGTGGCCCTATTCGGCCTGCTGATTGCGCCCCTGGCTGGCCTCGCGCAACAGTTTCCGTGGCTTGCACGTCTTGGCGTGGCGGGAACGGGCCTGACGCCAGCACTCATTGCGCTGGTGCTCTACGCGCTGTTACCACTGGTTCGCGGCGTAGTGGCGGGGATGCAGCAGGTGCCAGAGGATGTGCTGGAAAGCGCGCGGGCAATGGGCATGGGACGCGGGCAGCGTTTCTGGCAGGTGCAGCTTCCGCTGGCCTTGCCGGTTTTATTGCGCAGCCTGCGGGTGGTGGCGGTGCAAACGGTCGGCATGGCCGTTGTGGCGGCGTTGATTGGCGCGGGCGGCTTCGGCGCGCTGGTCTTTCAGGGGCTGCTCAGTAGTGCGCTGGATCTCGTATTACTGGGCGTGATCCCGGTGGTGGCGTTAGCGGTTATCACCGATGCGCTGTTTGGTTTGTGCATCGCGTTAGTAAAAGGAGAGCAGGGTGATTGA
- a CDS encoding ABC transporter ATP-binding protein, whose product MIEFQQVSKYFGDRAAVKDLTLHFKEGAFTVLIGTSGSGKSTTLKMINRLEAHDSGTIRFAGEDIRQQPLLALRRRMGYAIQSIGLFPHWTVAQNIATVPQLLKWPKARTQARIDELMALLGLEPELRDRYPHQLSGGQQQRVGVARALAADPEVLLMDEPFGALDPVTRGALQQEMRRIHQLLGRTIVLVTHDIDEALRLADHLILMDNGEVVQQGTPLEMLTQPANAFVRTFFGQSELGVRLLSLRQVGDYQRRDERVPGEPLRISMSLREALSQFVAQRRLALPVVNENGEICGALHFADLLREEGDGEISA is encoded by the coding sequence GTGATTGAGTTTCAGCAGGTCAGTAAATATTTTGGCGACCGGGCAGCGGTAAAAGATCTCACTCTGCATTTCAAAGAGGGTGCCTTCACGGTGCTGATTGGTACCTCCGGCTCCGGGAAATCGACCACCCTGAAGATGATTAATCGCCTGGAAGCCCACGATAGCGGCACCATCCGTTTCGCCGGTGAAGATATTCGCCAACAACCGCTGCTGGCGCTACGGCGGCGAATGGGCTATGCCATCCAGTCTATCGGCCTGTTTCCTCACTGGACGGTGGCGCAGAATATCGCCACCGTACCGCAGCTGTTGAAGTGGCCGAAAGCGCGTACCCAGGCGCGTATTGATGAACTAATGGCGTTGCTGGGGCTTGAACCCGAGCTACGCGATCGCTATCCGCATCAGCTTTCCGGTGGGCAGCAGCAACGCGTCGGTGTGGCGCGCGCGCTGGCGGCAGATCCAGAAGTGTTGCTGATGGATGAACCCTTCGGCGCGCTGGACCCGGTGACGCGTGGCGCTCTCCAGCAGGAGATGCGTCGCATCCATCAGTTACTGGGGCGCACGATTGTTCTGGTGACGCACGATATCGATGAAGCCCTGCGCCTGGCGGACCATCTGATTTTGATGGATAACGGCGAAGTCGTACAGCAGGGTACGCCGCTGGAGATGCTCACGCAGCCAGCCAATGCGTTTGTGCGAACCTTCTTTGGCCAAAGCGAGCTGGGTGTACGTCTGCTTTCGCTGCGTCAGGTTGGGGATTATCAGCGTCGCGATGAAAGGGTGCCGGGTGAACCTCTGCGGATATCCATGTCGCTGCGAGAAGCGTTATCACAGTTTGTGGCGCAGCGGCGTCTGGCACTGCCTGTGGTGAATGAAAACGGTGAGATTTGCGGGGCGCTGCACTTCGCCGATCTGCTGCGCGAGGAGGGCGACGGTGAGATTTCTGCGTGA
- a CDS encoding ABC transporter permease translates to MRFLRDPLLWLVLFFLALLIGLPHSEPFFHALFPEQSRPLYQQESFVSLTLAHFWLVGVSSLVAIVLGTGAGIVVTRDAGKEFRPLVETIAAMGQTFPPVAVLAIAVPVMGFGQQPAIIALILYGVLPILQGTLAGLASVPAGVSSVAQGMGMSNVQRLLKVELPLAAPVMLAGIRTSVIINIGTATIASTVGANTLGTPIIIGLSGFNTAYVLQGAVLVALAAVIVDRAFERLSRRLSRYRREQ, encoded by the coding sequence GTGAGATTTCTGCGTGACCCTTTGCTCTGGCTTGTGCTGTTTTTCCTTGCGCTCTTAATCGGCTTGCCGCACAGCGAGCCCTTTTTTCATGCGCTGTTCCCGGAACAGTCACGCCCCCTCTATCAGCAGGAAAGCTTCGTCTCGTTGACGTTGGCGCATTTCTGGCTGGTGGGCGTCTCAAGCCTGGTGGCGATTGTGTTGGGCACTGGCGCAGGTATTGTGGTGACGCGTGACGCGGGGAAAGAGTTTCGCCCTCTGGTCGAGACCATCGCCGCAATGGGCCAAACATTCCCGCCCGTTGCCGTACTGGCGATTGCCGTTCCGGTGATGGGTTTTGGCCAGCAGCCAGCGATTATTGCATTAATTCTCTACGGGGTTTTACCGATTCTTCAGGGAACGCTTGCCGGGCTGGCATCCGTTCCCGCCGGGGTAAGCAGCGTTGCGCAAGGGATGGGGATGAGCAATGTTCAGCGGCTGCTGAAAGTTGAACTCCCGTTGGCCGCGCCGGTGATGCTGGCGGGTATTCGCACGTCGGTCATTATTAACATCGGCACGGCAACAATCGCCTCGACCGTCGGCGCAAACACGTTGGGTACGCCGATTATCATTGGGCTAAGCGGTTTTAATACCGCCTATGTGTTGCAGGGCGCGGTACTGGTGGCGCTGGCGGCGGTCATCGTTGACCGCGCGTTTGAACGTCTGAGCCGCAGGCTTAGCCGATACCGCCGCGAACAATAA
- a CDS encoding protein YohO codes for MKPAKLAVVALFLFMAVSGIGGVMLAGYSFIVRGGIG; via the coding sequence ATGAAGCCAGCTAAACTTGCCGTCGTGGCGCTATTTCTGTTCATGGCCGTCAGCGGAATTGGCGGCGTGATGCTCGCCGGCTACTCATTTATTGTTCGCGGCGGTATCGGCTAA
- a CDS encoding MerR family transcriptional regulator, with product MAWYTIGEVAQLCDINPVTLRAWQRRYDLLKPQRTDGGHRLFTDSDIERIREIKRWVDTGVQVSKVKKLLIEGSKEQQQDWRERQEEVLRYLQSGRIDRLRQWLKESTRHYPARTLVNQLITPLRQRLAGSQSTFCAMLGILDGVLINTIALILAASRKKPGHDALVVGWNVNDITPLWLEGWVACEQGWRVDVLAHSLPQLQPGLFPEQTLLVWCGAVSAPQQALQIQRWQEQGYAIRLCTN from the coding sequence AGCTGTGTGATATCAACCCGGTGACGCTCCGCGCGTGGCAGCGTCGCTATGATCTGCTTAAGCCCCAGCGTACCGACGGCGGGCACCGTTTATTCACCGATTCCGATATCGAACGCATCCGCGAAATTAAACGCTGGGTGGATACGGGCGTTCAGGTCAGCAAAGTTAAAAAGCTGTTGATTGAAGGCAGTAAGGAGCAACAACAGGACTGGCGGGAGCGCCAGGAGGAAGTGCTGCGCTACCTGCAAAGCGGACGCATCGATCGGTTACGCCAGTGGCTGAAAGAGAGCACGCGTCACTATCCCGCGCGCACGCTGGTAAATCAACTCATCACCCCATTGCGCCAGCGTCTGGCCGGTTCGCAGTCAACGTTCTGCGCCATGCTGGGCATTCTGGATGGGGTACTGATCAATACTATTGCGCTTATCCTCGCTGCATCACGAAAAAAACCGGGCCATGATGCGCTGGTGGTCGGCTGGAACGTTAACGATATCACGCCATTATGGCTGGAGGGCTGGGTCGCCTGCGAACAGGGCTGGCGGGTTGATGTGCTGGCACATTCGCTGCCGCAACTGCAACCGGGCCTCTTTCCGGAACAGACATTACTGGTGTGGTGCGGCGCCGTTTCCGCTCCGCAGCAGGCCTTACAGATTCAACGCTGGCAGGAGCAGGGCTACGCGATTCGTTTGTGTACAAATTAA